The Quercus robur chromosome 3, dhQueRobu3.1, whole genome shotgun sequence DNA segment tgcaaaattttttttataagtccccataacaggttcaaagggccctatagtggcgttttttaagccctatagtgacgtttttggtccctatagcggcgttttcctgcaaaatttttttataagtccccataacaggttcaaggggccctatagtggcgttttttggcccgaaaacgtcactatagggcttaaaaacgccactatagggtttcttgaatatggggcgatagtggattaaaaaaacatggtactcgagcttgccaagctcgagtacctaaaaaagtggtatattgctatatatttcccaaacagtgtttcgggcctaaatattttaaaaataaatgctaatgggccaaaatcgccgGCTATAATGTGCAACATTGTATATGACTTACTTGAACCTAGTATTGAAGCCCTTTAGAGTATAGATCAGGATCTCTCCTTGCAAATCCTGTCCATTTCTTATACAAATtgatatcatttaaaattttaaatgacttaACTATAAATTTTAAGATTCGTAAAATTTAATCTAAACCATGAAATGAACGAAATCGACAAAATTTTACTTCACGTAATCAAGTACAAGTTTTCAGTAGCACAGTagcaaatttttaattatggGTGTTGGACTGTATCAACTAATGAAAAAGTGAAACATGACACTTCATTAAATATCCCCACCTAGGCTGTCCACAGCCCTACCGAGAGTTATGAGTTGGTTATGCTGGAACGTgtgggggcttgggaaccaacgCACCGTTCATGAGCTTGCATTGTTAATGCGGGCACAAGATCCTGCTGTCCTGTTCTTGGCCGAGACTTAGGCAGACGAAGATAGGCTGACGAAGTTATGTGATGATTTACATTTTGATGAGAAGTGGGTTGTTCCAAGAGTTACGAGGGCTGGCGGACTGGCCTTGCTTTGGAAGAACACGGTGCAAATTACTGTAGATTCATCCTCCCTCAACTATATTGACGTCATCGTCAACAAAGGGAAGGATGACTCTTGGAGATTTACTGGTATGTATGGGATGCCAGAAACTGGGAGGAAGCATGAGACTTGGGATTTATTGCGAACTCTTGATGGGAAATTCAGCTTGCCATGGTTAGTGGCCGGTGACTTCAACGAAATCTTATTATCGCATGAGAAGCTTGGAGGGGCGTTGAGAAGTGAATCAGCTATGAGAGATTTTAGAGAAGTTGTGGATGATTGTGGACTTCTGGATTTGGGATATATGGGTAAAAAATATACTTGGCGGGGCAAACGTGGCGACGGTATGGTCTTGGAAAGGGTTAACCGAGCTCTAGCTACACAAGCTTGGCTTGCGATGAATCCAGCCACACAGGTGCAGTGTATTAAATCTAATGTCTCTGATCACTATCCCATAGTTGTCAAGCCTAAAGGTATTGTGGGCAGACAATGCAAGTTGTTTAGATTTGAACACATGTGGCTAACAGAGAGTGGTTGTGGTGATACTGTTAGGGAGGCTTGGATGATTCACATGCCATACTCGTCCTCTCCGATAGTGCTAGAGAAAATCAAGCTTTGTGAGGAAAAGCTAGTGGAGTGGAGCAAACGCTCCTTTGGTAGTGTGAAGAAACAGATTGAGGAGAAGTCTAAACTCCTAGAAAGGGCAAAATTTGCGGCGGCACAGGGGGCTGACTTTGAAGCAGTGCGAATTCTTAGAGTTGAAATGAATGAGTTGCTTGAAAAAGAAAGCTTGATGTGGCAGCAATGAGCACGAGCTTTGCATCTCAAATTTGGTGATAGCAATACCCGATTCTTCCATAATAAAGCTTCTTAGAGATTTCGACGTAATAGAATTATGGGCCTGCTTGATGAATCCAACTCTTGGTGCACGGATAGATCACAGGTTGAAGATATAGTTTATGTATTTTATTCTAGCTTATTTACATCCTCTAAACCAGCTGGTGCTCAAGCTGTGTTGGAGGTCATCCAGCCTTTAGTCACTGAAGATATGAATAATAGCTTGACTAAGGAATTCACAGGACATGAGGTCGACATTGCATTGAAAGAGATGGCCCCGCTCAAGGCTCCGGGTCCTGATGGTATgccctctcttttctttcaatCTTTTTGGCACTTGATTGGAGATGATGTTTCCAAAGCGGTTTTGGATTGTTTGAATTCATGTCATATTCCTAAGGAGTTTAATTTCACTTATGTTACTCTTATTCCCAAAGTGAAGAACCCTGAAAAAATATCTGAATTTTGACCCATAAGTCTCTGTAATGTTATTTACAAGTTGATTTCGAAGGTGTTGGCAAATCATTTAAAACCTTTATTACCACTTATTGTTTACGAGAACCAGAGTGCTTTCCAGGCTGGCAAGGTAATTACTGACAATATTTTTATGGCTTTCGAAACCTTACACTACATGAAAAATCATCAGAGTGGTAATACAGGTTTTATGGCTCTTAAACTTGACATAAGCAAGGCTTATGATCGAGTTGAATGGTCCTTTATGAAGGGTTTATTGGAAAAGATGGGTTTTCACAGAAAATAGGTTAATCTTATGATGGAATGTATCACTACTGTCACTTATTCCATTCTGATTAATGGGGAGCCGTCTCACATCATCCACCCTAGCAGAGGACTCAGACAAGGAGATCCTTTATCTCCATATCTCTTCCTTCTTTGTACTGAGGGTTTGCATGGCTTACTAGCTAAGGTAGCTACCTCTGGTGAGATTAGAGGTATATCTATTTGCAGAAGTGGACCCCGATTaacccatttattttttgcagatgatagcttgCTTTTCTGCAGAGCTTCGGTCCAGGAATGTATGCACATCCAAGACCTTCTTTCTACTTATGAAGATGCATCCGGACAAAAGCTGAATAGAGATAAAACCACTCTTTTCTTCAGTAAAAACACGGATAGAGGGATTCATGATTCCATCATAGACCTGTTCGATGTTCCTGAAGTAAAgcagtatgaaaaatatttaggcTTGCCATCTTTTGTGGGAAGGAACAAAAAAACAAGCTTGGCTTTCATCAAAGATCGGATTTGGAAGAAACTtcaagggtggaaggagaaaATTCTATCCCAAGTTGGGAGGGAAGTTCTTTTGAAGGCGGTAGTGCAAGCCATTCCCACATATTCTATGAGCTGCTTTAAGCTTCCTATTACACTTTGCCATAAGATCGAGGCAATGATtcggaagttttggtggggtcagCGAGGCACTAGAAGGCGTATTCATTGGGTTAAATGGAGTAAAATGTGTAGGCCTAAATCGCTTGGAGGTATGGGTTTTCGGGAATTACAAAAGTTTAATGATGCAATGCTTGGCAAGCAAATTTGGCGTTTATTACAAAACCAAGATTCTCtattctacaagttttcaaaactaaatttttCCCGCATGGGACCATTTTTGATGCTAAGGAAAATAGAGGATCCTTTGCTTGGAGAAGCATCTtaaagggaagagaaatcatTAGGAGAGGTTTGAAATGGAGAATCGGGAATGGTTCTAAAGTTCGCATTTACGATGATGCTTGGCTACCTGGGTCTCGGCAAGGCATGGTTTTATCCCCTGTACTAGACGGTCAAGCTGATGCAAGGGTTTATAGCTTAATAAATCATGATAGTCTGTGCTAGAAGGAGGATGAGATTGATAGATGTTTTGTACCTGAGGAAGCTGCACTCATTAAGGCCATTCCACTTAATCTTTTCAATAGAGAAGACGTTCCATACTGGCCCCATACCCGGGACGGGGTCTTCTTGGTCAGGTCTGGGTACCGGCTCTGTTTGGACCAAGCTGAAACAGAGGCAGCTAGTAGCACAGGTGCAGAGGACGCTACGATGGTGTGGAAGGCTATTTGGCATCTCCAGGTTCCAAACCGAGTCAAGAACCTTCTGTGGCGTGCCGGGAATAATTCCTTGCCAACTCGGGCCAACCTTGTTAAAAGAAAGGTTCTCGACGATGCGCTATGTTCGGAATGCAAGCTTAATGCAGAGGATACTCTGCATGCGGTCTAGTCTTGTCCGAAACTGATTGACACGTGGAAGGTCCATTTCGATCAACTTCAGGCAACCACAACTCACTACGCATCCTTTCTCGAAGTGATTGATAAAGCTTCACTTGGGAAAACTTCTTTCGAGCTTTTCGCAATGACAGTCTCTGCAATTTGGATGAGGCGCAATAAGGTCTGGCTGGGTGAAACGACAACTCCATTGGGTCAGATTCCGACCTCGGCTTTCGATGCTCTCAAGGAATTTCAACAGCTGCGTCCTACACATGCCAAGATACCAAGGACAGCTTGTGCAGTACGTTGGACACCACCACCTGAAACCTGTGTCAAGGCGAATTTCGATGGAGCGGTCTTCTCACAAGCTGGACTAGCTAGCATCGGCATTATAATCCGGAATGAACAAGGATTAGTTATGGCTGCTCTCTCACAACAAATTCCACTACCTGCTTCGGTGGAGATGGTGGAAGTGCTAGCCGCTCGCCGGGCTTTGGTTTTTGCTAAGGAACTCGGTTTTGACAAAGTGATTATGGAAGGAGACTCTGCAAACACTATTACCTCTATTAATGGAGGGCACATGGACCTTTCGGCTATGGGACATGTTTTGTTAGACATCAAAAgcttaatttcttgtttttattttatttcaattcagCATATTaatagagaaggaaattgtGTGGCTCATAAGCTTGCTAGACAAGCTGCCAGTGTTCCTTTTTTGGTTTGGATGGAGTCTGTTCCATCAGACGTTGTTGAGGTGTATCAACTCGATTTATTAAGGATGCAATAATAAGATCTCTACCCCAGAGgggatttttctcaaaaaaaaaaatatatatatatatatatatatatatatatatccccaCCTACCGCATGTctttctttgcctttatttCCACATTTCAGTTTCATACCACCACTTCACTTCCCTTTTATTTCGTATTTTCTCATCTACACGGCTTCTAGTCTATAACTCCTTGATTTTTACCCTTCTCACTTTTGaatttcttctcatctttatcttcacttttatcattttatgttttgtcttcctctttgatttttttttttttatttgcatcTTCAACCCCATACTCTTAGACTACAGGTGCTCCTTCTCCACTTTTCACTCTCAACTTTTCCACCATggcttgtttgttttgtttttattgtagtTGTACAAGTCACGGTTCTTCTTTTCTCACCATGTCTTTGTTTTTGGTGTATATATTCAAAGGGAAGTAGGGAATTGTTCAAACCATGAGAATCGATCATGGTTCTTAGAACTGTGCAATTGGACCACGGTTTGAATGGTTCCATACTTTTTTTGGCATAAATTAGTTCTTAAGGACAGGGTTAAAAGAATCACATTTATGAGAGATTCCTGGTTAACTATGTCGGACCATCCGGTCAGATTTGAGTTTAAAAACCTTGCTCAAAGTTGATCCTAGATTATGTGCAGTGCACAAAAGGGGCCCTTGAAGCATGATAGATTATAAAAGGCCTTCAATGGGTCATATTTTACACACGCTCAAAAGTCTAAATTGGTTTTCTAAATGGGtttgggtgagtttggtttagctttttgaaactgagctttttgaaaaagttgagctttcaaaaagtgcagtatgaaaaagtttttttttaaaaagctaagtATTTggtaaaagttgttaaaaagtgttttttgaaaaaactaagTGTTTGGCTAGAACTTATAAAAGTAGCGGTTTGAgttgtaaattaccaaaaaggacaatgtacaTATAAGGgggtttatttcatacttaaatcaactacttaataatacttactcaaaaaaaaaaaaacttaataataataataatatcaacaataataatttattgttaactaaaatttgttgtaaaaatatttttacaatattttcacaacaaatcatacgtggtaagttgttactgattttaatttggacactccacttaaattatttttttcactagTATTAGCTAGTAACAACCCactacttaagatttattgtgaaaatattatagtagcatttcttagttttaattttttattctttatttaatttttctctttatctctttttctttcatccacacgtttatttatattttttttcatctttttttctccttcacACACCAACACACGTATTCTTTACTTCTCCCTATCTTCACTTTTGACTTTTCTTtatacttttcttcttcatcggAACACACTAGAAGATCAAGCTTCTAGAATTCATCCACTCTCATTCCAGAACATaccatttcttttttcactttctcTACTTTCCTCCACACATTCAGCCACACAGCCCACACCCACGCTCTTCTTCATCTTGATCTTCACAAGTAATTTCTCTTAATTTCACCAAAAATCTTCAATACCTCTCTCAGCCCACACCCACGCAAAGTGATCAGTGACTCCATGATTCtcatcaagaatcaagatgcaATTCATTTTGGCAATACCCACTATAGCAAAGAGATGAGATCTAGTTCTAGAACTGAGGACTGCAGATAGCGTGATCTGCCTTTTGAAACACAGTGGGCAATTTtgggaagaagaggaagaagatgaagaagatcgGTCTGGATCAATCAAGAGAGGATGGCATGAGTGAGCTTCAAGGCaagggcaatttggtaattgcCCAAGATCGTCTAATGGATATATGACAACGTGCACAGACTTTTTCCAAAATGCACCTCAGAGCTCCTTTTTCACTTTGCGCGTTTTCTTCACAAACCCAAAAtgcaactttttccaaaaagttgctTTTTATACCTAACCAAACGGGTTTTGTGGTTCAGCTTTCTTCAAAACGGGCTTTTTGGGTTGGGAAAGCTGAAACAAACAGGCACTTAAACGGCCATGCCACATGTTGTCGCAACAATTTTGActaagaagaaaacaaaacaggCATGGGAATTTGGGTCCCCCATGCACTGTATGTTGTAGCTTGcctgtaatttttattttattttagtcacTTGGTTGATTTCCTAGCTACATATTATCACCTTTATATTTTGGGCAAAAAGTTCACATTTTAAGCGCCATTTGTTCCgatatttaaaattgtttttgaaaattttttttcctttacgaAGAATCTTAGTTGCACTTGTGAAACATGTTTTACAGTTTCACTTATCAACAGTAGTAATAAGTGCAAAACATTTTCTGTATTTCATGATTTTCCTTTACAATaaaacttgggaaaaaaaaagcagtTAGTTTCAACAATATGTTTCATTCTGTCTCTTTTTCTCTAAGAGCACTCGTAGTAGTTAATGTATAATAAAATAAGGGgtaaattttgcatatttaactcaaaaaatgaaaaaattaccaACATCAGTGTATGTAAACTTATATAAATTTAGATTGTTGCTACAATAGTCatgtaaataactaaatatacacggttactatTCATATGCAAATCTATTTTATAATACTTctttacttatttatatatatatacatagagagagagagagagagagagagagagagagagagataaaaaatgaataaagaaataacattttaatgaaatgtagtgtCAACTCACTAATTTCATCCATCATCATATAATACGATGtggggtatttttgaaaaatagttgtgtaaaaaagaaaaagtaagttcttctagtaaaataaacaagaaTTTTTGTACAAGTTGATGTGAATATTTCAACATCTCACATTGTATCAACATATTGCTAACatgtgaataaataaataaataaataaaatcattttccatCTTGCTCGTTTCCATCCCACTAAATAgaccattaattaataatttatagaaaagagataagaaaaaacatcattttctcttaaaatagtttatactAAATACATTTTcatcctaaaaatattttatgtcaAAACAAACCAAGCTTCACATTAGCTTgcttaccttcttcttttttttctttttttaatgaatggtAGATAACTTTCCTAGACAACAATGGAATGAGCTTATGTTAGTAGGAAAATTCTTAAGCACTCTTGGAGTATAATGAAATGATGCTTTCTCTTCTTACATTCATGGTGGACCCCATCATGAATTTACTCAATAAACCCCACCATGAATATAAGAAAAGGGAGCACCATCCATTATGTTCCAGAAGTACCTAAGTATTACTCTATGTTAGGATTAgaaccccttaaaaaaaaataaagtgtggtttaattgaatttttaatgTATCATTTATGTTATGTTACTTAAATTTTCAATCCAAATCATTAATGAACCTAGATCCCACAtaagattttatataatttttttcattaaaaaagcaATATGGACCTTTTCCTTATAGTAAATGTAGATACCAAAATTGCATAATATGGACCTCTTCGTTATagttaggggtggcaatttttatccatatccatgaacCCGCCCATGacccaccttatttggataagtcttaacccaacccatttgaatatttgggttaaatgggtaaaggcccatttggttatttaattagatgggtctaaatggataaatccactaatacccactaaacccatctaaaatttatatttaaataaaccCAAATACGAGAATCTGAATTTCTCTTTCTCACGCTCCCGCACCGCCAATTTCTCCAACCGCGCATGCTTGCGAGACTTAGCATCCTCGTCGCGCTCATGGTTTCTATCATGTCGATCTCGGTCTCGTTCCCAATCTTTGTCACGGTCACGGTCGTGCCTGTCACGGTCACGATCATGATCACAGTCGCGGTCTCGGTCGCAATCGCGATGGAGATCGGAATCAAAGGGTTTGCTTAGATCGTTGCtgttgtggtggttgtggttgttggaAGTGGAGGAAAGGAGGCTTTGACGGATTTTGTTGATT contains these protein-coding regions:
- the LOC126719724 gene encoding DEAD-box ATP-dependent RNA helicase 21-like gives rise to the protein MIPKTFKKPNSPFRARTQPMKRSLTEDVSVVNVTSSAVNLIFLTRAEREALALKCHKKEVDEINKIRQSLLSSTSNNHNHHNSNDLSKPFDSDLHRDCDRDRDCDHDRDRDRHDRDRDKDWERDRDRHDRNHERDEDAKSRKHARLEKLAVREREKEKFRFSYLGLFKYKF
- the LOC126719723 gene encoding uncharacterized protein LOC126719723, whose protein sequence is MTVSAIWMRRNKVWLGETTTPLGQIPTSAFDALKEFQQLRPTHAKIPRTACAVRWTPPPETCVKANFDGAVFSQAGLASIGIIIRNEQGLVMAALSQQIPLPASVEMVEVLAARRALVFAKELGFDKVIMEGDSANTITSINGGHMDLSAMGHVLLDIKSLISCFYFISIQHINREGNCVAHKLARQAASVPFLVWMESVPSDVVEVYQLDLLRMQ